Within Macaca nemestrina isolate mMacNem1 chromosome 12, mMacNem.hap1, whole genome shotgun sequence, the genomic segment CTGGACACAGAAAGGACAGGACCCCTGCCTCTCGGGCCAAGGGATGGACGGAGGCCTGTCCAACACCAATTTCCCGAGTGACTCTCAAATCAAAACTCCTAACTGATGAGCTCAGGAGGACTTGGGCCCTGAGCTCCGGGATGCCCTCCCAGGCTGCCCGTCACCGAGGGAGAGCGGGGGTGCTGGGCTTTTCCCGCACGGCCGCAGCCGGGTGGATCTGGCGTGCTTCTCCCAGCCACGGGCTTCTGCTTACCAGTGTGAGTTCGGACGTGTCTCTTGAGGTCGAAAGTGTCATTGAAGCCCTTCCCGCAGTACGTGCAGAGGTGCCTCTTGACGTCGTTGTGACACTTCATGTGGCGGTTCAGCATGCGCTGGTAGGTGAAGGCCTTCTGGCAGATGTGGCAGGTGAACAGATCTCCACTGGGACTGTCCCCAAGGGTCACCTGTGGGTGAGGACAGCATTGCTGACAGACCTCCAGAAGTCGGGGCCACAGGCTGGCAGACTGGGAAGACGTGGATGCCAGCCCCCAGTGCCCCTGAGGAGGGTGGTGCCCACCTCCCAGAGGCCACAGCTCTGTGCCATCTGCCCGGAGATCGGCACTCCTCTGCAGAAACCTTGGCCCAGGTCCCAGGTCAGTCTCTGCCTACATCTCATTTGTGCCATGTCTTACGAGCTGGACACAGGTCTACACGCACGCCCCTGGCCCTCAGAGACAGCGTGAGTGGCATTACCTTCATCTTGGTGCGCAGGAAGCCATGGTCTCTGCTCTGGGGGTCTGTCAAGGGTCCCATGTCTTCAGAGGGCAGCTGGGCCACCACACAGGGCCCAGGGGCCACACTGTAGCTAGAGTCTCGAAGGCTCATGTTCAAAGCCAGGGGGCAGGAAGGGGGTTCGGCCACAGAGGGCTCCGGCTCCCGGTAGGGTTGTGGTGGGCAGAAGCCCAGGCTGACTGGGGAGAGAACACACAGGTGAGGGGCTTGGTAGAGAAGAAAGGATCCAGCGGGGTTTCTGGAAGCTTCCCTATCCATGAGATGGCTGGAACCTGGAGACTCCGTCCCTCCCATCGCAGACGTGTGGCAGAGCGGGGCTGCCCCGACCACCACTGCTGTACCGCCCTCCTGCCCTATTAAGGTAATTGCAGGTGATGCCAGCCAAGCGCCACTGCCCGCTGAGTAATTTGTGTCTTAGCGGAACTGGGAGGACCGAATTGTCCTGCCAATTATCCCTCTGGAGTTGTCTGCCTGCCCCACCTGGGCCAGTCCCTCTGAATTCCAGGCCTCATCCACTCTCCTACAGGGACAAAGGGCACTGGGAGCCAGAGCCCTCTGTGGCCGAACCCCCTTCCTGCACCCTGGCTTTGAACATGAGCCAGTGGAGACCTTCTGCCCAGGGACAGCTCTTGGAGCTGCATCAGAATGGTCCCCGGTGGTCTGGGCCGCTCCAGGCCTCTCCTCCGACAGATTTGGCTGCTGGTCTTGGGGGTGTGGGTGGTCCTagccctgcctcccacccccaccccagcaggCCGGTCCCTGCTGTTGTAGCCCAGGGCTCCAGGCTCTCCACTCCCAGCTGGTCCCAGCTCTGCGGGGAAACAGGCCAGGTGGGTGGAACAGGGAGGAGGTCAGGGAGCTGCAGGTGGATGCAGCCTAACAGTCTCGGTGGCCTGCCCAGGCTTATGCAACCCTCCCCCTCGGCAGGACCACTCGCTGGGGCATGTCGGGCTGGGCTCCCTCAGCAGCGGCAGCACCGATACCTGGCAGCCCTTGGATGCAGCCACGCCCCACGGCAGGCACCTCACACTGAGCGGGCCAGGGAGGCTTGGCTTCAGACCCTAAGCCCGGTGCTGACTACAGACGACCAGAAAGAGAGCACTCTTGAGGGACACAGAGAGACAATTCTCAAAGCCAACAGAGCTGGGGCAAATTTTtcaacttaatatttttcttccaaagaGCCTGAGCTC encodes:
- the LOC105469595 gene encoding putative transcription factor Ovo-like 1 isoform X3; this encodes MSLRDSSYSVAPGPCVVAQLPSEDMGPLTDPQSRDHGFLRTKMKVTLGDSPSGDLFTCHICQKAFTYQRMLNRHMKCHNDVKRHLCTYCGKGFNDTFDLKRHVRTHTGVRPYKCSLCDKAFTQRCSLESHLKKIHGVQQKYAYKERRAKLYVCEECGCTSESQEGHVLHLKEHHPDSPLLRKTSKKVAVALQNTVTSLLQGSPHL
- the LOC105469595 gene encoding putative transcription factor Ovo-like 1 isoform X2, translated to MPRAFLVKKPCVSTCKRNWSELPDEERGEIYVPVSLGFCPPQPYREPEPSVAEPPSCPLALNMSLRDSSYSVAPGPCVVAQLPSEDMGPLTDPQSRDHGFLRTKMKVTLGDSPSGDLFTCHICQKAFTYQRMLNRHMKCHNDVKRHLCTYCGKGFNDTFDLKRHVRTHTGVRPYKCSLCDKAFTQRCSLESHLKKIHGVQQKYAYKERRAKLYVCEECGCTSESQEGHVLHLKEHHPDSPLLRKTSKKVAVALQNTVTSLLQGSPHL